One window of the Candidatus Equadaptatus faecalis genome contains the following:
- a CDS encoding xanthine permease: protein TTSYTENIGLMALTGVASRYVIRIGAVILILLSLFAKLGALIATMPSPIIGGAYITLFGTIGALGIQNLMRADMGSQRNVLIVGFSFLMCLGVPGWVETQQALFTGFFGQMLGGMVWAVLKTPMAVAGLCAAFCDNLIPGTDKERGIAK from the coding sequence GTACAACCTCTTATACGGAAAACATCGGACTCATGGCGCTCACAGGCGTTGCAAGCCGTTACGTAATCAGAATAGGCGCGGTAATTCTTATTCTGCTGTCACTCTTTGCAAAGCTCGGCGCACTTATAGCAACCATGCCTTCGCCGATTATCGGCGGCGCTTACATAACGCTTTTCGGAACAATAGGCGCACTCGGAATTCAAAACTTGATGCGCGCGGACATGGGCAGTCAGAGGAACGTCCTCATAGTCGGTTTCTCATTCCTCATGTGCCTCGGCGTCCCCGGCTGGGTTGAAACGCAGCAGGCGCTCTTCACAGGCTTCTTCGGACAAATGCTCGGCGGAATGGTCTGGGCTGTTCTCAAAACCCCGATGGCAGTCGCCGGTCTCTGCGCTGCATTCTGCGACAATCT